The sequence below is a genomic window from Alosa alosa isolate M-15738 ecotype Scorff River chromosome 5, AALO_Geno_1.1, whole genome shotgun sequence.
GATATTAAGTCTAATAGGAAATATAAGAAAAATAGAAATACATATACTGGGCTATAAGAAATGtaagaaaaatagaaataaatataCTGGGCTATAGAATAGGCAGATTACATATGATGAGTCTATaggtgacaaaaacaaaaacaatttgaaGGAAATCGTTTTTGTCAACGCTGTGGAAAAATCTGCAAACATATTCACAGATTACAGTTGATGCTGGCCGTATAGGGCAGGGGGTGGTGGGCCTGCCTCACAGTGTTTTCCTGCTCCTTCCACAGGGCAGGTTGCTGTCCAGCATGAGGGCCCACATGACCCACATTTGAGTAGGGTTCAGCTTGTGCACCAGCAGGATGTCACGAAAAAAACAGGGGTCAAAGTGGTTTAGGCCGTTTTGGAAGCCAAATGTCAGAATACCCCTGTGGTGTGTGGGAACAATGTCCATTTGCTGCAAACACATGCCAACAAACACGTCATCAATGGGAAACAGCTCTATATTCTGGGCTGCTACATTCAGACCCAGCACCGTCCGCCTTGACATCAGGTACCCACCGCCACCCACGTAGGGCGGATAGGGCTTATCATTGGGGTACATTTCAACAGGGATAAAGTACTTTGAATAACTATGTCGGATGGGGAAGGAGCGAGGGAGGACATCTCCAGTGAACAGGTGATTCTCAGGTTTGTAGGCTTTCAGGAACTCAAGCAGGTTCTCTGTGTGCACAAACACGTCATCGTCGCCCTTGAACACAAACTGTGCGCTGCTGCATGAGCCCGAGAACCAGCTGAGGAATCGGACCTCCTTCAGGGTCAGGTTGAAGAAGGAGTCCGCAAAATCCCACTGCATGATGTCCGCGTAGCGACGGCTCTCCCACTCCAGCAGTGGCTGCAGCTTGTAGCTCTCCACCTTGTCATGTGAGCGGCCCATCAAGAAGACAAGCTTCACCCGTCGACCCTGGATGCGACCGGCGTGACCCCAGGTGTCCCGCAGTGCAGCACGACGCTCTACTTGTGTAGCTGTGGACTTGATGGCCAAGAGGAGATAGAGGTCATCCTCGCAAGGAGAAGGGCTCAGTAGGGCTGGAAATGCCCGGCAATGTCTGTAGCGTAGGAATTCCTGGTGTAACTGGGGAAGGTGTGAAGGAATGATTACCGTACTGTCATTGACTGAGCACGAAAGTTCTCCTGGAAGGGGCCTGGGACCACTGTAAGTGAGGGATTGTCAATGGGAGGTCTGCTTGACAACACAAAGGGGAGGCTTTGAAAGGGGGAAGCTGGAGAGTCCGGTGTGACGACCCGGTGGTGGTCCTTCTTGAGGATGACAAAGCAGAAGAGGCAAGCCACAGTGCAGAACAAGGGGCAACAGTAGCGGTACTTAAATGTTCTTATATTCATCTTCATTCTGAGAAGCACAGCAGATGGGGAAGCAGGTCAAGCAAATGAAGGGTAATGACAATAAAATGTAAGATTTTACCAATTATTACCAAGTGGTCATCACAACATGATAGGGATTGGTCTTCAACTGAAGGGAACAGCCTAATCACCTAATCTGAAATTGTATTTAAAATCATGTGTGTAGTTTGCCCCGAAGATGTGTATTaagaatagaaatagaaatagaggatacatgtattcatttagcatgTGCATTTATCCTAATTTACCGAAAgagtaataacattcaagctactgTGCAGAGCAGAGGAAACCTAGACAGAAATTACTGCACATCCGTCAGCGACCAGATAAGAGTGCGGGTGTCAGtaaaggtgtctggcattgtaatttaatcttaaacaacgctCATTggtccgtgtaacgctttgcagtgctttgttctatttgctccatccatctgatccaaataaaaatgtgttcaataatcccattttcattttttttttaactggtcaGCAAATAGATAATTGCTGCTATTTTCTACATTTGTCATTAGTCACacaagataaagaaaaaaacaaactggaTTGAAAACAAAAGTGGTCCGTGTAATGCTTTGCAGTGCTTTGTTCTATTTGCTGCATCTGatccaaataaaaaatgtgttcaataATCCAATTTTCaatcggggggggggggggatacatATTGGCGCGCGGTGTTGGTAATCACATTTAATCAGCGGATGTAGAGATAGAGGGCTATCAAACACAGTTCAGCTTGCATCAAGGTGCCAAGCGATTGATAATGTCAGCTCGAGATCAGAACCTTATGCAGAGGGAGACATTGCTGCGTCCTGACacttatgagtaggcctacatgttctAGCCTATGTTCTGGGAGGCTTTGAAGACCTATATGAGCATTACCAATGGACTTGAGCCCTAGCCTACAggccaatgtaggctatttgctgttgaaattaataaatggataaactgataaattaggctcactgttgtgtcttcgtttagcctaatgaaacatagtcTAGCGTAAAGCGTTAAATAAGCAAAAATGCCATGTCAAACAGTGCTTGGGGTTAAGTTATGTTTAACGTGCCTTCTCTCAAAATGTTTTAGTTATCAATCTCTAAAGTAAtgtcaaaatcacaaacaacTTCAGGCGGCGCTCTCTTCCACCATCTAGCCTGGCCCAGCTAGATGGTGTTCTCCCCCCGGTGCTCGTGGTTCAGTCCAACCACAAGGGCAAAAAAGGGAAATTAGAAAATTGACGCatcattttaatttttaacttctgaacagaaaaccgtaactgtgctcaattgaaaatcaaaataaGCAACAATAACCCATTTACTATGCCGTCCTAAAGAATGGATAACGGATTTTTAAGcctatttttatatttcttCATGTAAATTCTGCAAATAGAACATAGCACTGCAAAGCCTTACACGGACCCTCATTATCCATCCATGTGCGATGTCTACTATTAAAGACGTTAAatgaaaatataggctactactggacGTAGACTTACCCTAGGttcttgaacgcagcatgactgcacttcaccactagactatatgagcaaaccgcATACGATCGATTTGACAGGACTCGCAGAAGTCCGCAGAAGTCAGCCTGCTTTGATgcgtgttttgtctatttaaataagtgttcattgggctagcctatgGTTGTGCGAAAAAAGTcttgtttgctgttgaacttgagCTTCGCCTCTTCTATGTTTACTGACAAAGCCATAAAGTATGGCCCATAATACAGCATACTTCAATGATTGTGTGAATTGATCTGTATCTATCCTTTGCCATTCAGAcctccggaaagttcccagatattttgaaacacctgttagcaatctctgatggcggaatattcaatggctacccgacaacatctcagtgcaaattccaaaattgttcgtctatttatttccacggttcaacacacgAGACGACTGAACACCCAGGTGTTAATATCACTATGTgtacattagcctataatactagaacatagtttggctgcaatagctttattaatttctgccagttagtgcattttccctgtgtataagttaaaGACTACATGCATTactgtgtttgacactgagagtatagcctatctgagacggtggtatggttcaaatgagttacgttgtgaCATTTAGAATGGCACTCAGACTAAATCGCTTAGTCTattttttgtaggcctattgtgaagTTGAAATGAAATATTGACTAttgcaatcaataatatgttgaagttaattaaaatgaatcaatttctaaataaaatatctgtctgttgtgtgcgtgtgtatcgcCTTATAGGCTATGCGCGGGATGTGAACTGATGGAATATCGGAATCATGAACAAGTACAAGGTGTGGTTATTTGTGAAGGGTGTGAgaatgtaggctacgtaaagatCGGGAATTATTAACAGGCATACCAAGAATAATGTCAAAGAGAGCAGAGGGAGTGGGGGTCTTCAATGAGGCCTATACATTTATCAGTTTGTGGGTAATGCACAGAGTAAGTGCTTGACATTTTCCACATGTTTGTGTAGGCTACCTCAAAGTATGTGATTATGTTGGATGACATTTTGTTGTTATTAATGACGAGACGGAGGCATGTGGCAAGCATAGTGGCTACGCGCTCCGAACGTTCGCCTACCCCCTTGAGACTCACGGAAATGGCTCGatagtgtagcctactcaaaCCCGCACGCCCTTTGAAATGCAACACTGGGACAGCCCTAACCCCTTACGAATTTTAGCGAGAACGCTATGTTGTATTATAGGCTAATGCACACATATATCAACACCTGGGTGTTCTCGTCGTCTCGTATTGAACGGTGGAAAATTAATACACGAACAATTTTGGAATTTGCACTGAGATGTTGTCGagtagccattgaatattccgcCATCAGAGATTACCAACAagtgtttcaaaatatctgggaactttccggagctctgaatggcaggGGACAGATCAGTTCACACAATCATtggctgcattatgggccataatttatggccTTGTCAATTTAACATAGAAGAGgtgaagcgcaagttcaacagcaaacaggacttttcagcacgtatcaaaccatgtaggctagcccaatgaacgcctatgtaaatagacaaaacactcacacgTATCAAAGCAATCGTTGTttaagaagagtgaaaagcagtttgtaGTAAAGCTTCTCTGGCTAAATTGTGGTGCCCCTTCTGTCCCTTGGTGCCGTGCGCACAGTGCGAGATGCGCGTGGTAGCGGCGGTACTGGACACCTTGTTCCAGGTgcgtttacagtagcctactattaacaAGTTAAAGATGAGCTGGAATGGGAATGGAAAACCGGGAATGGAGCTGTCCCTGACGTGACAAATCAAAATCACCCAAAATACGGGATGTCCCGTAATTCGGGACGGTTGGCAACCTTAGTTACGGCGTCGTTCTTTTCTTTCAACTTGAAGGCATTCAGGGCTACAGCCTCTTTCCCACTGCGCAGTGCGCACCCACGAGGTCCAGTCGCTCGCAGTCCTCACAAGAAACTAAACTACATAATCTATCACAAAGTGAACCAACTGATCTATTAGGCTAGTTTTTAATGACTGTCAGTCGTCAATGTCGCCTACAGAAATTCtatttaactatataaatgaAACAAGACCGCTTACCAGCACAAATAATTTCCAGTGGTTGGCTGTTGCGGACGGACTATAAAACTGCTCACCCGGCAATAGCCTTTTCCGATTCCAATTTCGCTGCACTTCCACCGTACGAAGCTTTGTCCCTGTGATTTTGTATATGGCTTGCAGGACGTTCGCCTACCCCCTTGAGACTCACGGAAAGGGCTCGATAGTGTAGCCTTCTCAAACCCGCACGCCCTTTGAAATGCAACACTGGGACAGCCCTAACCCCTTACGAATTTTAGCGAGAACGCTATGTTGTATTATAGGCTAATGCACACATATATCAACACCTGGTGTTCTCGTCGTCTCGTATTGAACGGTGGAAAATTAATACACGAACAATTTTGGAATTTGCACTGAGATGTTGTCGagtagccattgaatattccgcCATCAGAGATTACCAACAagtgtttcaaaatatctgggaactttccggagctctgaatggcaggGGACAGATCAGTTCACACAATCATtggctgcattatgggccataatttatggccTTGTCAATTTAACATAGAAGAGGTGAAGCGCAAGTTCAgcagcaaacaggacttttcagcacgtatcaaaccatgtaggctagcccaatgaacgcctatgtaaatagacaaaacactcacacgTATCAAAGCAATCGTTGTttaagaagagtgaaaagcagtttgtaGTAAAGCTTCTCTGGCTAAATTGTGGTGCCCCTTCTGTCCCTTGGTGCCGTGCGCACAGTGCGAGATGCGCGTGGTAGCGGCGGTACTGGACACCTTGTTCCAGGTgcgtttacagtagcctactattaacaAGTTAAAGATGAGCTGGAATGGGAATGGAAAACCGGGAATGGAGCTGTCCCTGACGTGACAAATCAAAATCACCCAAAATACGGGATGTCCCGTAATTCGGGACGGTTGGCAACCTTAGTTACGGCGTCGTTCTTTTCTTTCAACTTGAAGGCATTCAGGGCTACAGCCTCTTTCCCACTGCGCAGTGCGCACCCACGAGGTCCAGTCGCTCGCAGTCCTCACAAGAAACTAAACTACATAATCTATCACAAAGTGAACCAACTGATCTATTAGGCTAGTTTTTAATGACTGTCAGTCGTCAATGTCGCCTACAGAAATTCtatttaactatataaatgaAACAAGACCGCTTACCAGCACAAATAATTTCCAGTGGTTGGCTGTTGCGGACGGACTATAAAACTGCTCACCCGGCAATAGCCTTTTCCGATTCCAATTTCGCTGCACTTCCACCGTACGAAGCTTTGTCCCTGTGATTTTGTATATGGCTTGCAGGACGTTCGCCTACCCCCTTGAGACTCACGGAAAGGGCTCGatagtgtagcctactcaaaCCCGCACGCCCTTTGAAATGCAACACTGGGACAGCCCTAACCCCTTACGAATTTTAGCGAGAACGCTATGTTGTATTATAGGCTAATGCACACATATATCAACACCTGGGTGTTCTCGTCGTCTCGTATTGAACGGTGGAAAATTAATACACGAACAATTTTGGAATTTGCACTGAGATGTTGTCGagtagccattgaatattccgcCATCAGAGATTACCAACAagtgtttcaaaatatctgggaactttccggagctctgaatggcaggGGACAGATCAGTTCACACAATCATtggctgcattatgggccataatttatggccTTGTCAATTTAACATAGAAGAGGTGAAGCGCAAGTTCAgcagcaaacaggacttttcagcacgtatcaaaccatgtaggctagcccaatgaacgcctatgtaaatagacaaaacactcacacgTATCAAAGCAATCGTTGTttaagaagagtgaaaagcagtttgtaGTAAAGCTTCTCTGGCTAAATTGTGGTGCCCCTTCTGTCCCTTGGTGCCGTGCGCACAGTGCGAGATGCGCGTGGTAGCGGCGGTACTGGACACCTTGTTCCAGGTgcgtttacagtagcctactattaacaAGTTAAAGATGAGCTGGAATGGGAATGGAAAACCGGGAATGGAGCTGTCCCTGACGTGACAAATCAAAATCACCCAAAATACGGGATGTCCCGTAATTCGGGACGGTTGGCAACCTTAGTTACGGCGTCGTTCTTTTCTTTCAACTTGAAGGCATTCAGGGCTACAGCCTCTTTCCCACTGCGCAGTGCGCACCCACGAGGTCCAGTCGCTCGCAGTCCTCACAAGAAACTAAACTACATAATCTATCACAAAGTGAACCAACTGATCTATTAGGCTAGTTTTTAATGACTGTCAGTCGTCAATGTCGCCTACAGAAATTCtatttaactatataaatgaAACAAGACCGCTTACCAGCACTAATAATTTCCAGTGGTTGGCTGTTGCGGACGGACTATAAAACTGCTCACCCGGCAATAGCCTTTTCCGATTCCAATTTCGCTGCACTTCCACCGTACGAAGCTTTGTCCCTGTGATTTTGTATATGGCTTGCAGGGCGGTCGTGATGTCCCTCTCTACGACAGACTACGTCACACACGTTCACGTGGGACATGCGTGTTTAAATATGATGAGGCATATCACAGTCAAACAGTGTTCCGAAATCATAACAGATGCTAGGTTATCCCTTGTGTTTGTTACTCTCATTTGTATTTACCCTCCTGCAGTTACCAAATGCAAACAATTATGAAGTGATAAAAGGTTTTTATTGTTTCAAGGTGGTGCTTCCTGGTACTTGTCATAGTGTGACAACTGAACCCGAAAAGTGCAAATATGGTTCATAGGTTTGTGTTTGCacagttgtttttttaattactaCATAAACAAGATGATTGCCTATGTGTGTTAAGACATAGCACGGATGGCAGGTCTTAATTAACATGAGCTGAAGCAATTATCCACCTACTGTATGCTGTTTCGTATACTgcgtatacactcacacatgtgaTATGAAAAGGAATATTTATGGACTGTGGAGTTATTTGATGTGGTCTGAAATGTATCATGcgctgtgatgtgttgtgtagtgttgggcatcatgtgtggtgttgtgttgtgtgcatgtggccTGCGCCATGGATTGCCACTTCTCCAAGAGGAGGCTTATTTCCACTGTCAGAGGCTGCACTGGGGTAGGCGTGCGATCATCCACAGAAGGCTCTGCATCTCCGTCCTTATGAGCCTTCCCTTTccctacagaacacacacacacacacacacgagggcaACACCTGACATTGTTAGATGAGTGCCTAAAACACACTTAATGATTACAATAATGTTCATGAAATTTAAGCAAATAATATACAATTCAGAATGCTGTAAGTTATATTCGGTTTTTCAGAGTGTCAGTTGCAGAGCCTTTAGAGCACACACCAGGggtgccatcacttgtgtgaatgaagtattgccaaatttcttgccaagcccaatgtgttgtatttattatattgGAGACAATTAATTTGGAATGGGTCATGCAGGAAGCCTAACTATTTTTTTTGTGATTGCCTTTATTACATTGTAACACTACAATCTTATATaccatacagtagcctatacttattataaatgtaatcaaaattaagcaATCCACATCCCAACCACACAGTCCAGAGCCAGCCCAAGCTTTGATGGGGCCCTAAAcggaatttgatttgggggccccctacCACCTCATCGCCACCAGTAATATTAAATATTGTCAATGcttaatcattcacatcattgctgatatatatttgtgtgtgtgtgtgtgtatgagctctGGAATAAATTATGAGACCCTGTACATTGTACATCCTACCGTTGCCGAGTGACATTGgaatgtagcctagaaatctagatgcaccctagcggcagcaaatgtaatttgcagccagggtagtctagcaactctccgttggctaacaagctggaaaaattaaacttggATCAGGAGCATAGAAGCATGAATGAAAGGTttcactttgaggtttcttgtagactatttggaatgtatgtcaggggttctgatatagaatgactacacaaaatatgtaaTGATTACACAAAAATGTctatttttgctttttctttgTTGGTccaattggtgtgtataagatg
It includes:
- the LOC125295262 gene encoding N-acetyllactosaminide beta-1,3-N-acetylglucosaminyltransferase 4-like; the protein is QSLTYSGPRPLPGELSCSVNDSTVIIPSHLPQLHQEFLRYRHCRAFPALLSPSPCEDDLYLLLAIKSTATQVERRAALRDTWGHAGRIQGRRVKLVFLMGRSHDKVESYKLQPLLEWESRRYADIMQWDFADSFFNLTLKEVRFLSWFSGSCSSAQFVFKGDDDVFVHTENLLEFLKAYKPENHLFTGDVLPRSFPIRHSYSKYFIPVEMYPNDKPYPPYVGGGGYLMSRRTVLGLNVAAQNIELFPIDDVFVGMCLQQMDIVPTHHRGILTFGFQNGLNHFDPCFFRDILLVHKLNPTQMWVMWALMLDSNLPCGRSRKTL